The window AGAGACTGTTATGAAGGGCGCAGAGGCTATGAGGGCATTTGAGCCAGACTGGATCGTATCTATGGGCGGTGGGTCTCCGATTGATGCCGCGAAAGCTATGTGGGCCTTTTATGAATATCCGGATGTAACATTTGAAGACTTATGTATTCCTTTTAATTTCCCAGAATTGAGACAGAAAGCGAAATTCGCAGCTATCCCTTCTACATCAGGGACAGCCACTGAAGTTACTGCATTTTCAGTTATTACAGATTATAAAACAGGGGTTAAATATCCTCTTGCTGACTTTAATATTACACCGGATGTTGCAATTGTTGACCCAGATCTGGTTGAAGGCCTTCCCGCAAAACAGGTTGCTTATACAGGCATGGACGCATTGACACATGCGATTGAGGCCTATGTTTCTACATTGAACTGTGCATTTACAGATCCTCTGGCAATCCAGGCAATCGAGATGGTATTTGATTATCTGCCTGCTTCTTACAGAGGGAACATGGATGCAAGGGCAGAGATGCATACAGCACAGTGCCTGGCAGGAATGGCATTTTCTAATGCGCTGCTTGGCATCGTACATTCTATGGCGCACAAGACAGGAGCCGCATTTTCTACAGGACATATTACCCACGGCTGTGCAAATGCAATGTACCTTCCCTATGTAATTCAGTACAATGCAAAGGATCCTGTGGCGGCTAAACGTTATGCAGAAATTGCACGTAAGGTCGGCCTTCCTGGTGCATCTGAAAAAGCATTGATTAACAGTCTCTGTGAGAAGATTGATGACTTTAACGTTCAGCTTTCTATTCCAAAAACATTAAAAGAGTTTGGTATAAAGGAAGATGAATTTAAGGAAAAGATTGCCCGTATTTCTGAATTGGCTGTAGGCGACGCATGTACAGGTTCTAATCCGAGAAGCATTACTCCGGCAGAGATGGAAAAACTGTTTAATTGTATTTATTATGGAACAGAAGTAGACTTCTAAATCATTTACCCGCTGGTACATATTGGATGGGGACAGACACATATGTGATCTGTCCCCATTTTTAGGCCTCCCCGCCCGGGTTAGGCTTAGAGGTTCAAAAACTGCTGGAAGTGCCAGCAGACGTGGCAAAGATATATGGGAAAGGTGAATAGAATAGGCAGGCTTTATTTTCCGTTCCATTTCGTGAAAGAATGCTTGCTAATCCTTTCGTTATGGCGTATTATAAAAAAAGGGTGATTTTTTACAAGGAGGAAGAAGATGTACAAGATATTGAAAGCAGAAAAACTGGCTGATAAAATTTATCTTATGGATGTACATGCACCGCGTGTTGCCAGCCATTGCCAGCCAGGACAGTTTGTTATTGTAAAAATGGATGACAGGGGTGAGAGAATTCCGCTTACAATTTGCGACTATGACAGAGAAGCTGGGACAATTACAATTGTATTTCAAGAAGTAGGGGCCTCTACAGTTAAGATGGCAGAATTAAAGGAAGGGGATAGTTTCCGGGATTTTGTCGGGCCTCTTGGATGTGCGTCTGAATTTGTCAATGAGGACTTAGAAGGATTAAAGAAGAAAAAAATGCTGTTTGTAGCAGGCGGCGTCGGCGCTGCCCCCGTATACCCACAGGTTAAATGGCTGCATGAGCATGGCATAGAAGCAGATGTTATCATTGGTTCTAAGACTAAGGATATGCTGATTTTGGAGAAGGAGATGGAAGCTGTGGCTGGAAATCTCTATGTTACCACAGATGACGGATCTTATGGACGTTCTGGCATGGTTACGGCTGTCATTGAGGATTTGGTGCAGAATGAGGGGAAAAAGTACGATGTATGTGTGGCCATAGGCCCTATGATTATGATGAAATTTGTTTGCCTTCTCACGAAGAAGCTGGATCTCCCTACGATTGTCAGCATGAATCCGATTATGGTAGATGGTACTGGTATGTGCGGCGCCTGTCGTCTTCAGGTAGGGGATGAGGTGAAGTTTGCCTGTGTTGACGGGCCGGAGTTTGACGGGCATCTGGTAGATTTTGACCAGGCTATGAAAAGGAGCCAGATGTATAAGTCAGAGGAAGGACGTGCAATGCTGAAATTACAAGAAGGAGACACCCACCATGGTGGCTGCGGAAACTGCGGAGGTGACAACTAATGGCAGATGTATTAAAAAAAGTTCCTGTAAGAGAGCAGGATGCGAAAGTACGCGCAACGAACTTTGAAGAGGTTTGTCTTGGATATAATAAAGAAGAGGCGATGGATGAGGCCACCAGGTGCCTGAACTGTAAAAATGCGAAATGTATAGACGGATGTCCCGTTGCTATTGACATACCTGGCTTTATCCAGCAAGTGAAAGAGGGGAATATAGAGGAAGCATATAAGGTGATCGGAAAGTCATCCGCACTTCCGGCTATCTGTGGACGTGTGTGCCCTCAGGAGTCCCAATGCGAAGGGAAATGTATCCGGGGGATAAAGGGGGAACCCGTATCTATTGGTAAACTGGAGAGATTTGTGGCTGATTATGCTCTGGAAAATGACATTAAACCTGCATGCCCCGAGTCTAAGAATGGTCATAAAGTGGCGGTTATCGGTTCAGGCCCGTCAGGGCTTACCTGTGCGGGAGATTTGGCGAAAATGGGATACGACGTCACTGTGTTCGAGGCACTCCATGAGCTGGGCGGCGTCCTTGTCTATGGTATCCCTGAATTCCGTCTTCCAAAGCATAAGGTAGTTGCAAAAGAGATTGAGAAAGTAAAAGAACTGGGCGTAAAATTTGAGGCGAATGTGGTAATCGGTAAATCTACCACCATCGACCAATTGATAGAGGATGAAGGCTTTGAGGCCGTATTCATAGGATCCGGGGCCGGACTGCCGATGTTCATGGGTATTCCTGGAGAAAATGCAAACGGTGTATTTTCTGCGAATGAGTACCTGACAAGAAGTAACCTTATGAAAGCATTTGACGATTCCTATGACACTCCTATTGTGGCGGGCAAAAAAGTTGCAGTGGTAGGCGGCGGAAATGTGGCTATGGACGCAGCGAGGACGGCACTGCGGCTGGGAGCAGAAGTACATATCGTATATAGAAGAAGCGAGGCAGAGCTTCCGGCCAGAGTAGAGGAAGTTCACCATGCAAAGGAGGAAGGCGTTATCTTTGATCTTCTCACCAACCCGAAAGAGATTCTTGTAGATGAGAATGGAAATGTAAAAGGAATGAAGGTCGTAAAAATGGAACTGGGTGAGCCGGATGCATCCGGCAGAAGACGCCCGGTAGAAATTGAAGGCTCTGAATATGAGATTGAGCTGGATACAGTGATTATGTCACTGGGAACTTCACCGAATCCGCTGATTTCTTCTACCACAAAAGGACTGGATGTAAATAGAAGAAAATGTATTGTCGCTGAGGAGGAGAATGGACAGACTTCTAAAGCAGGAGTATATGCAGGCGGTGATGCTGTGACAGGTGCTGCTACGGTAATTCTGGCCATGGGGGCAGGGAAAGCCGGCGCGAAAGGTATTGATGAATATTTGAGCAAAAAGTAAAATAGTTAGATCTTGCTCCCCATATCTACAGTGGCTTTCTGAGGATGTGGGGAGCATTTTTCTGCCAAAACGGATGGAAAGTTATATTTATGCTTGAGGGAGTCAAAAACCCAATGCAAGTATCGGGATATTAGACCCTCGCTGCAGTGGCCAAATGACATGTAAACATGTCCGCTTGGCTCGTTGCTGGCGGGAATAAAATATAAAAGTGCAGTATAAAGTATGCCCTCACAGGAGGATGGGAAATAAGGCTTAGAGAAAAAGGAGTGGAAATGAAAATAACAATATTGGCAGTTGGCAAAATTAAGGAGAAGTATCTAAGGGAGGCCATCGCTGAGTACAGTAAACGGCTGGGCAGATACTGTAAACTTGAAATGATAGAGACCGCAGATGAAAAGACTCCTGAGCAGGCATCGGGCATAACAGAGGAAGGCATACGGAAAAAAGAAGGGGAACGGCTGCTAAAGTATATCAAAGAGGATGCTTTTGTGATAACACTGGAAATTGGGGGGAATATGCTTTCGTCAGAAAAACTGGCTGACAGGATTGAAAAGCTGGGTGTATCTGGTGTAAGCCATATTACTTTTATCATTGGAGGTTCCATTGGCTTGGGAAGTGAAGTGCTGAAACGGTCGGATTTTGCACTCAGTTTCTCGCCTATGACATTCCCCCATCAATTGATGAGGGTTATTCTGCTTGAACAGATTTATAGGAGCTATAGAATTATACAAGGAGAACCATATCATAAATAACGGAGGTTTTTTCGCAGGTAGATATGTTGTGGCAGGCATATCAAATGAAAAGGAATGTATTTATACCAGAAAAGATATGGCTCTTTAAAGATTGCTATTCTGATGAAGAAATCAATGTATTGGAACAACTTTTATACAGCAATGCACACTTGTTTTATAAGTATGCTTCGAATGGAGGGATTCAGATACTTTAGATGCACTAGTACCAAGAGAAGATTTTGATATTATTTCTGCAGCAGGAAGTAGCCAAAATACTAGAAATAAAACTACATTATCAATTATCAATAGAAGATTTAAAATATGATTCTTTTTTCTTTTCAGTTCTACGTAAACCAATTTTCCAAAGAGAAACAAATGAAAGGGATCCCAATAAAGTCTGCGCAATGATTGAAAGCTTTGTGAACGGTGAATTAGTTCCAGCTATTATTTTGTGGAGAAATCAATGAACAGATAACCTTAAAAGGAAATTAATCAAGGGGAAAAAGACAACATATAAAAATTAGTTGTACAAGTTCTATGATAATAAATATAAAACCGTCGATGTAATGAAATTCCAGGTGTTAATACCCAAAGGGCATCCCGCAATACATGCCCTTCGGGCGGACTTCGTCCGATAAGGTATAATTTATAAGCCGGATGCTTGGAATAGCAGTGTAGAATAATGGATATATATTTTTTAGATGGGGGAAGGACTCAATGAAACTTAGCTGTGTGGATTGTGCAACAACAAATTGTAATTTTATGGATAAAAAATATCCAGAGTTTTGTCTGACTAAGCATATGGATGAAGAAATACTGCACAAAGCAATGGAACTCTATGAGGAGGAAGAAAATAAAAAGGCAACTATTGCTGCTGCAGAAGTAGAGTTTGAAAATTACTGCAGGATGACAAGAATCGAAGAAATTATGGAATTTTCGAATAAGATGGGATATAAAAAGCTGGGAATTGCGACTTGTGTCGGGTTAATCTCAGAGGCCAGAATAGCTGCAAAAATATTTCGGGCACATGGATTTGAAGTTTATGGAATCGGGTGTAAGGCAGGTGCCCAGACAAAAACAAGCGTTGGAATAGATAAAGTATGTGAA of the Luxibacter massiliensis genome contains:
- a CDS encoding iron-containing alcohol dehydrogenase; translated protein: MSRFTLPRDIYHGKGCLEELKNLKGKKAILVVGGGSMKRQGFLDKAVDYLKEAGMEVQLFEGVEPDPSVETVMKGAEAMRAFEPDWIVSMGGGSPIDAAKAMWAFYEYPDVTFEDLCIPFNFPELRQKAKFAAIPSTSGTATEVTAFSVITDYKTGVKYPLADFNITPDVAIVDPDLVEGLPAKQVAYTGMDALTHAIEAYVSTLNCAFTDPLAIQAIEMVFDYLPASYRGNMDARAEMHTAQCLAGMAFSNALLGIVHSMAHKTGAAFSTGHITHGCANAMYLPYVIQYNAKDPVAAKRYAEIARKVGLPGASEKALINSLCEKIDDFNVQLSIPKTLKEFGIKEDEFKEKIARISELAVGDACTGSNPRSITPAEMEKLFNCIYYGTEVDF
- a CDS encoding sulfide/dihydroorotate dehydrogenase-like FAD/NAD-binding protein; protein product: MYKILKAEKLADKIYLMDVHAPRVASHCQPGQFVIVKMDDRGERIPLTICDYDREAGTITIVFQEVGASTVKMAELKEGDSFRDFVGPLGCASEFVNEDLEGLKKKKMLFVAGGVGAAPVYPQVKWLHEHGIEADVIIGSKTKDMLILEKEMEAVAGNLYVTTDDGSYGRSGMVTAVIEDLVQNEGKKYDVCVAIGPMIMMKFVCLLTKKLDLPTIVSMNPIMVDGTGMCGACRLQVGDEVKFACVDGPEFDGHLVDFDQAMKRSQMYKSEEGRAMLKLQEGDTHHGGCGNCGGDN
- the gltA gene encoding NADPH-dependent glutamate synthase, with the protein product MADVLKKVPVREQDAKVRATNFEEVCLGYNKEEAMDEATRCLNCKNAKCIDGCPVAIDIPGFIQQVKEGNIEEAYKVIGKSSALPAICGRVCPQESQCEGKCIRGIKGEPVSIGKLERFVADYALENDIKPACPESKNGHKVAVIGSGPSGLTCAGDLAKMGYDVTVFEALHELGGVLVYGIPEFRLPKHKVVAKEIEKVKELGVKFEANVVIGKSTTIDQLIEDEGFEAVFIGSGAGLPMFMGIPGENANGVFSANEYLTRSNLMKAFDDSYDTPIVAGKKVAVVGGGNVAMDAARTALRLGAEVHIVYRRSEAELPARVEEVHHAKEEGVIFDLLTNPKEILVDENGNVKGMKVVKMELGEPDASGRRRPVEIEGSEYEIELDTVIMSLGTSPNPLISSTTKGLDVNRRKCIVAEEENGQTSKAGVYAGGDAVTGAATVILAMGAGKAGAKGIDEYLSKK
- the rlmH gene encoding 23S rRNA (pseudouridine(1915)-N(3))-methyltransferase RlmH — translated: MKITILAVGKIKEKYLREAIAEYSKRLGRYCKLEMIETADEKTPEQASGITEEGIRKKEGERLLKYIKEDAFVITLEIGGNMLSSEKLADRIEKLGVSGVSHITFIIGGSIGLGSEVLKRSDFALSFSPMTFPHQLMRVILLEQIYRSYRIIQGEPYHK
- a CDS encoding DUF1847 domain-containing protein produces the protein MKLSCVDCATTNCNFMDKKYPEFCLTKHMDEEILHKAMELYEEEENKKATIAAAEVEFENYCRMTRIEEIMEFSNKMGYKKLGIATCVGLISEARIAAKIFRAHGFEVYGIGCKAGAQTKTSVGIDKVCEDIGVNMCNPILQAKILNEAKTDFNVVIGLCVGHDSMFYKYSDALATTLVTKDRVLGHNPAAALYQANAYYGRLLKAEE